A stretch of the Candidatus Curtissbacteria bacterium genome encodes the following:
- a CDS encoding DUF5654 family protein yields the protein MTKGFRRELLKQLVTLSTSGFGVVAALAWNEAIQTFINDYIVGYLTIGSGLASKFIYAILVTTFAVLVTYQLSMLVREEEKK from the coding sequence ATGACCAAGGGGTTCAGGAGAGAACTATTGAAACAACTTGTTACGTTGTCTACTTCCGGGTTCGGAGTAGTGGCTGCTCTTGCGTGGAACGAGGCCATCCAAACTTTTATCAATGACTATATTGTAGGTTATTTGACCATTGGGTCCGGACTTGCTTCGAAGTTTATCTATGCAATTTTAGTCACAACTTTCGCCGTTCTGGTCACATATCAGCTGAGCATGTTGGTGAGGGAAGAAGAGAAGAAATAA